Proteins encoded together in one Penaeus vannamei isolate JL-2024 chromosome 11, ASM4276789v1, whole genome shotgun sequence window:
- the LOC113801966 gene encoding uncharacterized protein isoform X2, whose product MRLLPIFVLVLVVAAASGLPQRCRNQRECRNVRPTGRPLRAPVGALRSPVRPPRAQAPGVRRPARRPAPAAAPTAAPAAAPSSELAAAPLSEDEFDVKPQVGVDGWLASPKRTTQPAIEARTEPPSKADKPGSCDTPKGFGIKCMTRLDQCTKDHECPGSTKCCMVGECGYLCVKPKRY is encoded by the exons ATGAGACTGCTTCCCATTTTTGTCCTCGTTTTG GTGGTGGCTGCGGCGTCGGGCCTGCCGCAGAGGTGCCGCAACCAGCGCGAATGCCGCAATGTCAGGCCGACCGGCAGACCTCTCCGAGCCCCCGTGGGCGCCCTCAGGTCCCCAGTGAGGCCGCCCAGGGCCCAGGCGCCAGGAGTGAGGCGCCCCGCGAGGAGGCCCGCACCTGCTGCTGCTCCTACCGCTGCTCCTGCCGCGGCGCCGTCGTCAGAGCTGGCTGCGGCGCCCCTGAGTGAGGACGAGTTCGACGTGAAGCCGCAGGTGGGCGTGGACGGGTGGCTGGCGTCGCCCAAGAGGACGACGCAGCCCGCCATCGAGGCCAGGACGGAGCCGCCCTCCAAGGCCG acAAACCCGGCAGCTGCGACACGCCCAAGGGATTCGGGATCAAGTGCATGACGAGGCTGGACCAGTGCACGAAGGACCACGAGTGCCCGGGGTCCACCAAGTGCTGCATGGTGGGCGAGTGCGGCTACCTCTGCGTCAAGCCGAAGC